In the genome of Ignavibacteriales bacterium, one region contains:
- a CDS encoding amino acid racemase yields MKTIGLIGGTGWLSTIEYYRELNLGINKKLGGLSSARIILDSYNYGDIDKLNKAENHEGILRLLIESANKLQQVGAECILLCANTLHMHAEKLIENISVPLIHIGDATATEIKRHNISTIALLGTKWTMEMDFYKTRLSNSAIKSLVPSSEEINFIHSAIMNELLKEDFRVETKNRFLEIINNLLSQGAEGVVLGCTEIPLIISQKDFEVPVFNTLQLHANAAVDFALL; encoded by the coding sequence GTGAGTTGAATCTCGGCATAAATAAAAAATTAGGTGGACTAAGTTCGGCGAGGATAATTCTTGATTCATATAACTATGGTGATATTGATAAGCTAAATAAGGCAGAAAACCACGAAGGCATTTTAAGATTATTAATAGAGTCTGCCAATAAACTGCAGCAAGTCGGGGCTGAATGTATTTTGCTTTGCGCAAATACACTTCATATGCATGCTGAAAAACTTATTGAAAATATTTCTGTCCCATTAATTCATATTGGTGATGCTACGGCGACAGAAATAAAACGACATAACATTTCAACAATTGCTTTGCTGGGAACTAAATGGACAATGGAAATGGATTTTTATAAAACCCGGTTAAGTAATTCGGCAATAAAATCTCTTGTTCCATCTTCTGAAGAGATTAATTTTATTCATTCAGCTATTATGAATGAATTGCTGAAAGAGGATTTCCGTGTTGAAACTAAAAACAGATTTTTAGAAATCATTAATAATTTATTATCTCAAGGTGCAGAAGGAGTTGTTCTTGGCTGTACAGAAATCCCGTTGATCATCAGCCAAAAAGATTTTGAAGTGCCTGTGTTTAATACTCTTCAGTTACACGCAAACGCGGCTGTTGATTTTGCTTTACTATAA
- a CDS encoding dienelactone hydrolase family protein, whose protein sequence is MKYLSTIILSFMFLAGCAQKEDGPSITTKDVTYSSNGTTLKGYVAYDENVKGKRPGVIVVHEWWGNNDYAKMRARKLAELGYTALAIDMYGDGKTVDNPTDAGALAGGVMQNPEEATARFNAAIKLLKEQQQTNPDKVAAIGYCFGGGVVLHMAVGGADLNGVVSFHGSLPTDSIPDPSVVKAKMLVCNGEADGFIPKEQITAFEKAMNDAGLKYEFINYPDGLHAFTNPAADSVGKKFNIPIAYNKAADEKSWDDMKKFFKELFM, encoded by the coding sequence ATGAAGTACTTATCGACAATCATTTTATCATTTATGTTTTTAGCCGGCTGCGCTCAAAAGGAAGACGGTCCGTCAATAACAACAAAAGACGTCACTTACTCATCAAACGGAACAACATTAAAAGGGTACGTTGCCTATGATGAAAATGTAAAAGGAAAAAGACCCGGAGTAATTGTTGTGCACGAGTGGTGGGGTAACAATGATTACGCAAAAATGAGGGCAAGGAAATTAGCAGAACTTGGATACACCGCTTTAGCAATTGATATGTATGGTGACGGAAAAACGGTTGATAACCCGACTGACGCGGGTGCGCTTGCAGGGGGCGTTATGCAAAATCCCGAAGAGGCAACAGCAAGATTTAATGCAGCAATAAAACTACTTAAAGAACAACAGCAAACTAATCCAGATAAAGTTGCGGCAATAGGTTATTGTTTTGGCGGTGGAGTTGTGCTTCACATGGCTGTCGGCGGTGCTGATCTGAATGGTGTTGTAAGTTTTCATGGAAGTCTGCCGACGGATTCAATTCCCGATCCTTCTGTTGTTAAAGCAAAAATGTTAGTGTGCAATGGTGAAGCGGATGGTTTTATCCCTAAAGAACAGATCACCGCTTTTGAAAAAGCAATGAATGATGCAGGATTAAAGTACGAGTTTATTAATTATCCTGATGGTCTTCATGCTTTTACAAATCCCGCAGCTGATAGTGTTGGTAAAAAATTCAATATCCCAATTGCGTACAATAAAGCTGCTGATGAGAAAAGCTGGGACGATATGAAAAAGTTTTTTAAAGAGTTGTTTATGTAA
- a CDS encoding SpoIIE family protein phosphatase, whose translation MQLAKILVVDDEPDLEFLILQKFRTKIKTGEYEFLFAKDGAEALDTIRKNDSVNLILTDINMPVMDGLTLLSKINELNNKMLRSVIVSAYGDMENIRTAMNRGAYDFITKPIDLKDLEITIEKSLKEIELYKQALASHNKLVALQQELDIANVIQTSILPKTFPPFPERKEFDIYAKMIPAKEVGGDLYDFLMIDKYRLGVVIGDVSGKGIAAALLMAVCKTLLKSTACKGIPADSVLSEVNNILVEESPSNMFVTVFYGVLDTRSGAFEYCNGGHNSPYHLLNDGSIKQIPDVGGLLLGAMKDVEYQSNVIMMKPGESLFFYTDGVTEAFNKKNEEFGEIRLSQMIQNKNNYNANELINHVFQSVQSFADGVEQSDDVTTMALKYLKQ comes from the coding sequence ATGCAATTAGCAAAAATTTTAGTCGTTGATGACGAGCCGGATCTTGAATTTCTAATCCTCCAAAAGTTCAGGACAAAGATAAAAACCGGTGAGTATGAATTTCTTTTTGCGAAAGACGGAGCCGAAGCTTTAGACACAATTCGCAAAAATGATTCTGTAAATCTTATACTGACAGATATTAATATGCCGGTTATGGATGGACTTACACTGCTTTCAAAGATTAATGAACTGAATAATAAAATGCTGCGTTCAGTAATTGTTTCTGCTTATGGTGATATGGAAAACATCAGAACTGCGATGAACCGCGGGGCATATGATTTTATTACTAAGCCAATAGATCTAAAAGACCTTGAGATTACCATAGAAAAATCATTGAAGGAAATTGAATTATATAAACAGGCTCTTGCAAGTCATAATAAACTGGTTGCGCTTCAGCAGGAACTTGATATTGCTAATGTGATTCAAACGTCAATACTTCCTAAAACATTTCCTCCGTTTCCTGAACGGAAAGAATTTGATATTTATGCAAAAATGATACCCGCTAAAGAAGTAGGCGGTGATCTGTATGACTTCTTAATGATTGATAAATACAGACTTGGAGTTGTAATAGGAGATGTATCCGGAAAAGGAATTGCGGCGGCTCTCTTAATGGCAGTTTGTAAAACATTGCTGAAATCAACGGCCTGCAAAGGAATACCTGCGGACAGTGTTTTGTCTGAAGTAAATAATATTCTTGTTGAGGAAAGTCCAAGCAATATGTTTGTTACTGTTTTTTATGGAGTACTTGACACCCGCAGCGGTGCTTTTGAATATTGTAATGGCGGACATAATTCTCCTTATCATCTTTTAAACGATGGATCAATAAAACAAATTCCTGATGTGGGCGGATTGCTATTGGGCGCTATGAAAGATGTTGAGTATCAATCAAATGTTATTATGATGAAACCGGGTGAGAGTTTATTCTTCTATACCGACGGTGTAACAGAAGCGTTCAATAAAAAGAATGAAGAATTTGGGGAAATCAGGTTGTCACAGATGATTCAAAATAAAAATAATTACAACGCCAACGAACTTATTAATCATGTTTTTCAGAGTGTTCAGTCATTTGCTGATGGCGTTGAACAGTCTGATGACGTTACAACGATGGCGCTAAAGTATTTGAAGCAGTGA
- a CDS encoding response regulator — protein MKLLVVDDESDVQFLFQQKFRKEIKSGEIQIKYALNGSSALELIDSIENKTDYLVLTDINMPEMNGIELLEKIKARYPELRVFMITAYGDEQNYNAAKNLGADDYFTKPLQFDLLRERLNNPGAI, from the coding sequence ATGAAGTTGTTAGTAGTGGATGATGAAAGTGACGTTCAGTTTTTGTTTCAACAAAAATTCAGGAAAGAAATAAAATCCGGTGAGATTCAAATCAAATATGCGCTCAATGGTTCATCTGCTCTTGAATTAATTGATTCAATCGAAAACAAGACCGACTATTTAGTTTTAACTGATATTAATATGCCGGAGATGAACGGAATTGAGCTGCTTGAAAAAATTAAAGCCAGGTATCCGGAATTAAGAGTTTTTATGATAACTGCTTACGGTGATGAACAAAATTATAATGCTGCCAAGAACCTTGGTGCAGATGATTATTTTACAAAACCTCTTCAATTTGATCTTTTAAGGGAAAGACTAAATAATCCCGGGGCAATTTAA